A single region of the Novipirellula aureliae genome encodes:
- a CDS encoding exosortase/archaeosortase family protein, whose translation MQETTQLGSVPSAIRSLWKPALWFLPIAITILWTYSSELLRLATQWWQDPDYIHGFLVIPFAVYLSYRRRNMVDWKRVQGSVWGLALIGLAIAMQCVSAYMTDPLLTPLSIPVCLAGILLFLGGKEVIGWLWPSLVVLLLMIPLPDFMSSWGNLALQRVATVASTFLLQVFGVPAASFGNVIVLTNTELGVEEACSGLRSTVLFMAVSVCAAMVVKGVPERIVVILAAIPAAILSNVIRIVATGLLYQYSDAEFAEAVFHDFFGFLMLPLATAMVWAVVRLTQAILIPQPTDVPLQFGDADFTAHTVA comes from the coding sequence ATGCAAGAGACAACCCAATTGGGCTCTGTTCCATCAGCCATCCGCTCGCTGTGGAAGCCTGCGCTATGGTTTCTACCGATCGCCATCACCATCTTGTGGACCTATTCTTCGGAGTTGCTCCGGTTGGCGACACAGTGGTGGCAAGATCCTGATTATATCCATGGCTTTCTCGTCATCCCCTTTGCCGTTTACCTGTCATACCGCAGACGCAACATGGTGGATTGGAAGCGGGTCCAAGGAAGCGTTTGGGGGTTGGCATTGATTGGACTTGCGATTGCAATGCAGTGCGTCTCTGCGTATATGACCGATCCGTTGCTAACGCCACTTTCTATTCCTGTTTGCTTGGCCGGGATCTTACTGTTTCTCGGTGGTAAAGAGGTCATTGGGTGGCTTTGGCCGTCGCTAGTCGTGCTTCTGCTGATGATTCCTTTACCGGATTTTATGTCGAGTTGGGGGAACCTTGCGTTACAACGTGTTGCCACGGTAGCGAGCACGTTTCTGCTTCAAGTTTTTGGGGTTCCTGCTGCCTCGTTCGGCAACGTGATCGTTTTAACGAACACCGAGCTTGGCGTCGAGGAAGCGTGTTCGGGTTTGCGGTCTACGGTCCTGTTTATGGCGGTCAGTGTTTGTGCTGCGATGGTGGTCAAGGGGGTCCCCGAGCGGATCGTGGTGATTTTAGCAGCGATACCTGCGGCAATCTTGTCCAACGTCATTCGGATCGTCGCCACGGGACTGCTGTATCAATATTCCGATGCCGAGTTTGCTGAGGCGGTCTTCCACGACTTTTTTGGGTTCCTGATGCTACCGCTTGCTACCGCGATGGTTTGGGCAGTGGTGCGACTAACCCAAGCGATTTTGATTCCACAGCCTACGGATGTACCGCTCCAGTTCGGCGATGCCGATTTCACCGCCCACACTGTGGCCTAG
- a CDS encoding MotA/TolQ/ExbB proton channel family protein, translating into MLLEFATTWFTPLILIFGVLHLFVFAVLRFTAGRDLRSLADLLARFTDGLSRRSRLDWRGHLTDQVDAFVEDVREAVQDPSDRKTLTNRISLLDEKRDYLDSYRFETAWNVARSGIEVYPLLGVLGTIFALWLAMREPAGDASAAVGTIVERFGLAIDSTFAGLATAIVLMIVNSFCETLFTRLLENRRDVRQLVTEVKRDLIASDVRTSDPTLSHSKVAKESM; encoded by the coding sequence ATGCTGCTCGAATTCGCCACGACTTGGTTTACGCCGTTGATCTTGATTTTCGGCGTCTTGCATCTGTTCGTGTTTGCCGTTTTACGGTTCACTGCCGGACGTGACCTTCGCTCTTTGGCCGATTTGTTGGCTCGTTTTACAGACGGGCTGTCTCGCCGTAGTCGGCTCGATTGGCGAGGCCATCTGACAGACCAAGTGGATGCTTTCGTCGAAGATGTGCGTGAAGCCGTCCAAGATCCAAGCGACCGCAAAACGCTTACCAACCGAATCAGTCTGCTCGACGAGAAACGCGACTACCTCGATTCCTATCGCTTTGAGACCGCCTGGAACGTCGCTCGTTCAGGGATCGAAGTCTATCCCTTACTAGGAGTCCTCGGCACCATCTTTGCTTTGTGGTTGGCGATGCGAGAGCCAGCGGGTGATGCGTCGGCAGCCGTCGGGACAATCGTCGAGCGATTTGGATTGGCAATCGACAGTACGTTCGCTGGCTTGGCCACAGCGATCGTGCTCATGATTGTCAACAGCTTCTGTGAAACGCTATTCACGAGGCTGCTGGAAAACCGCCGCGATGTTCGCCAATTGGTTACGGAGGTGAAACGCGACCTGATTGCTTCCGACGTGCGAACAAGTGATCCGACACTCTCTCATTCGAAAGTGGCGAAGGAGTCGATGTGA
- a CDS encoding YecH family metal-binding protein, whose protein sequence is MSDSARPLEVVANESVHGHDIMQMMVESGKRYTKESLRAEIVEKFGEQTRYHTCSKQDMTADELIAFLDTKGKFNETSEGFTTAPENICEH, encoded by the coding sequence ATGAGTGATTCGGCACGACCTTTGGAAGTGGTTGCGAATGAATCGGTTCACGGCCACGATATCATGCAGATGATGGTCGAGTCGGGAAAACGCTACACCAAGGAGAGTTTGCGAGCAGAGATTGTTGAGAAATTTGGCGAACAAACGCGCTATCACACGTGTTCGAAACAGGACATGACCGCTGATGAATTGATCGCCTTCCTGGACACAAAGGGCAAGTTCAATGAAACCTCCGAAGGTTTCACGACAGCCCCTGAGAACATTTGCGAGCACTGA
- a CDS encoding acyl-CoA dehydrogenase family protein, with product MDELCGQLSAAAQRWKNVGDWPAESLAACANAGVIRWFMPSQWGGLGWNEVDQTNGYLRLSEVDLTTTFIITQLMGAVRRIAGSENQQPADRWLKKLISGEAFATVGVSHLTTSRQHLVKPVLRAEKTKDGFCLDGMAPWVTGAPHADVYVVGATMDDGQQILAAIPRSATGVNPHSGAELMALTASCTDRLEFDRVMIDESMLLAGPVENVMKSGTGGSTGGLQTSTLAVGLTRAAVDYLVREAEQRKDLKAAATELQSSLRSLEAELLRAVGGDANCDVADIRGRANRLVLNSTQAALMAAKGAGYLSGHPVNRWCREALFFLVWSCPRPIADAHLCELAGIA from the coding sequence ATGGATGAACTGTGTGGACAGCTTTCGGCCGCTGCCCAACGCTGGAAAAATGTCGGCGATTGGCCTGCGGAATCGCTCGCTGCCTGTGCGAACGCTGGCGTGATTCGTTGGTTCATGCCCTCGCAGTGGGGCGGCTTGGGATGGAATGAAGTCGACCAGACGAACGGATATTTGCGGCTATCCGAAGTCGATTTGACGACCACCTTCATCATCACCCAATTGATGGGCGCCGTTCGCCGCATCGCGGGAAGTGAGAATCAGCAACCGGCCGACCGTTGGCTCAAGAAACTCATCTCTGGTGAAGCATTTGCAACCGTGGGGGTTAGTCATCTTACAACGAGTCGTCAACACCTCGTCAAGCCAGTTTTGCGGGCTGAAAAAACCAAAGATGGATTTTGTTTGGATGGAATGGCACCTTGGGTTACCGGAGCTCCGCACGCGGATGTTTATGTTGTTGGGGCGACGATGGATGATGGACAACAGATCCTGGCTGCCATCCCCCGGTCGGCGACAGGCGTGAATCCCCATTCCGGTGCCGAATTGATGGCATTGACGGCTAGTTGCACGGATCGTTTGGAATTCGACCGGGTGATGATCGACGAATCGATGCTGCTTGCTGGCCCCGTCGAGAATGTGATGAAGTCAGGTACAGGCGGAAGCACTGGAGGGCTACAAACGTCAACGTTGGCCGTCGGGCTCACGCGAGCCGCCGTCGATTATCTTGTCCGTGAAGCCGAGCAGCGAAAGGACCTCAAGGCGGCAGCCACTGAATTGCAATCGTCACTTCGAAGTCTTGAAGCGGAGCTATTGAGGGCCGTTGGTGGTGATGCGAATTGTGACGTTGCCGATATCCGAGGTCGCGCAAATCGATTGGTGCTCAACTCAACTCAAGCCGCCTTGATGGCAGCCAAGGGCGCAGGCTATTTGTCGGGTCACCCGGTCAATCGATGGTGCCGTGAAGCATTGTTCTTCCTCGTTTGGAGTTGTCCTCGGCCAATCGCTGACGCGCACCTCTGTGAATTAGCAGGCATCGCTTAG
- a CDS encoding apolipoprotein acyltransferase: MTLSKTLVDRFSAHFPAAVSCPPVSCPPQEELKAEDGLIGFFQNFRPDGSGLHSLFEKMPSGEQTHTANRLLDRLELLFRFAGDPERPEGGRDAYFIVRNPEPIQPQRVEQLGEQWLGNLHQLALQAGATELRDRLAPIPSIRVLEGIAPKHPRNDSEKAELLMQLRDTGPNLTSRFDHDDSSIRTLQGAYYYIACDWMLRDYLMWPLFEDKIRLGDTFEPYFQLWRHGIKYRIFSDERAELYMPRH; this comes from the coding sequence ATGACTCTTTCCAAAACGCTCGTCGATCGCTTCTCGGCCCACTTTCCAGCCGCGGTCTCCTGTCCACCAGTCTCCTGTCCCCCCCAGGAGGAATTGAAGGCCGAGGATGGATTGATTGGTTTCTTTCAGAATTTTCGGCCCGACGGCAGTGGGCTTCATTCGCTGTTCGAAAAGATGCCATCGGGCGAACAAACCCATACGGCAAATCGACTGCTTGATCGATTGGAATTGCTGTTTCGATTCGCGGGAGACCCGGAGCGGCCCGAGGGGGGACGAGATGCCTATTTTATTGTCCGAAATCCTGAGCCGATCCAACCGCAGCGAGTCGAACAACTTGGCGAACAATGGCTGGGCAATTTGCATCAGTTGGCATTGCAAGCAGGTGCAACCGAACTCCGTGATAGGCTGGCGCCGATTCCGTCGATTCGGGTGCTAGAGGGGATCGCACCGAAGCACCCCCGCAACGATTCCGAAAAAGCGGAACTGCTGATGCAGCTTCGCGATACCGGCCCGAACTTGACCTCTCGATTCGATCACGACGACTCGTCGATCCGTACACTCCAGGGGGCTTATTACTATATCGCCTGTGATTGGATGCTTCGCGACTACTTGATGTGGCCTCTATTCGAAGACAAAATAAGGCTGGGTGATACGTTTGAGCCCTACTTTCAATTGTGGAGGCACGGGATCAAGTACCGCATCTTTTCGGACGAGCGAGCCGAACTGTACATGCCCAGGCATTGA
- a CDS encoding class I SAM-dependent methyltransferase has translation MSDPFFEPYDRDDIAYGEKPSGSLAAYLNQVKGGGKALDLGAGAGRDSIALAIAGYQVLAVDLSARGLERIAQRAERAGVLKRVETLASDVRKIDLPPNTYDAIVATTVLDHIPLADSQALWKRMTEALTDRGVLYVQVHTTEDPGSDQLPGRLSDAPVSETAAEVINYFSPNQLASWAADPDRRLRILRYEERLEWDYTHGPEHLHGKAVLLAVRSGLFPNWYGQPAAFPKQE, from the coding sequence TTGAGTGACCCATTTTTTGAGCCGTATGACCGGGATGATATCGCTTACGGCGAAAAGCCTTCTGGTAGCTTGGCGGCCTACCTGAATCAAGTGAAAGGGGGCGGGAAAGCACTCGACTTAGGCGCAGGCGCTGGTCGCGATTCGATTGCACTGGCTATCGCGGGCTATCAAGTGCTAGCGGTCGACTTGAGTGCTCGAGGATTAGAGCGTATTGCCCAGCGTGCGGAGCGGGCAGGAGTTCTCAAGCGTGTTGAGACGCTCGCTAGCGACGTACGAAAGATCGATCTTCCGCCGAATACATATGACGCGATTGTCGCCACGACGGTCTTGGATCACATCCCTTTGGCCGACTCTCAAGCGTTGTGGAAGCGGATGACCGAAGCGTTAACCGATCGAGGCGTCCTGTATGTCCAGGTCCACACGACGGAAGATCCTGGTAGCGATCAGCTGCCAGGCAGGTTGAGTGACGCACCGGTAAGCGAGACGGCGGCGGAAGTCATCAATTACTTTTCACCGAACCAATTAGCGTCCTGGGCGGCTGATCCTGATCGGCGGCTAAGAATTTTACGGTACGAAGAACGTTTGGAATGGGATTACACGCACGGTCCCGAACATCTGCATGGCAAAGCGGTTTTGTTGGCCGTGCGCAGCGGATTGTTCCCCAACTGGTACGGCCAACCCGCTGCGTTCCCCAAGCAGGAATAA
- a CDS encoding iron-containing alcohol dehydrogenase — protein sequence MTNPLSHTMQPFDITGRMRVVFGEGSIRRVGELAAELGARSVMIVSDPGLIEAGHFDVAKESLQQQGIRVESFHDFSDNPTSDMVDAGVRRAAEVKPDLLVGLGGGSSMDCCKGINFVYCCGGTIHDYRGVGKATTELLPMIAIPTTSGTGSEAQSFALISDAKTHEKMPCGDPRAACKIAILDPNLTLTQPTGVTSLTGIDAISHAIETYVTRRRNPMSVTYSKRAFELLSSGFSKVLLEPQNLAARTQMQLGAHFAGMAIERSMLGAAHAVANPLTARFNIIHGQAVGMMLPAVIRMNAPVVGSLYAELLQASGITASPENAADRLACRVTDWLIEAGMATKLSDLSIPTETFDRLTGDALTQWTGTFNPVPLRHDNVLGLYQSSL from the coding sequence ATGACCAACCCTTTAAGCCATACAATGCAACCTTTTGACATAACCGGGCGGATGCGAGTCGTCTTTGGCGAAGGATCGATTCGTCGGGTCGGCGAATTGGCAGCTGAACTTGGTGCGCGGTCGGTGATGATTGTCAGCGATCCGGGCTTGATTGAAGCAGGCCATTTTGATGTGGCAAAAGAGTCATTGCAGCAGCAGGGCATTCGCGTTGAATCGTTTCACGATTTTTCGGACAATCCAACTTCCGACATGGTCGACGCAGGTGTTCGGCGCGCTGCGGAAGTAAAGCCGGATTTGCTTGTCGGGCTTGGGGGTGGCAGTAGCATGGATTGTTGTAAAGGAATCAATTTTGTGTACTGCTGTGGCGGCACGATTCACGATTACCGAGGTGTGGGAAAAGCGACGACCGAATTGTTGCCCATGATCGCGATACCAACGACATCAGGGACCGGCAGTGAAGCTCAATCCTTCGCTTTGATCAGTGATGCAAAGACTCATGAAAAAATGCCATGCGGTGACCCTCGTGCGGCTTGCAAGATCGCAATCCTTGATCCAAATCTAACCTTGACCCAACCGACCGGCGTGACCTCCTTAACCGGAATCGACGCCATCTCCCACGCGATCGAAACCTATGTCACGCGAAGGCGAAATCCGATGTCGGTGACGTATTCCAAGCGAGCGTTTGAATTGCTCTCGAGTGGTTTTTCTAAGGTGCTTTTGGAACCCCAAAATCTTGCCGCTCGAACTCAAATGCAGTTGGGTGCCCACTTTGCAGGGATGGCGATCGAGAGGTCCATGTTGGGTGCTGCCCACGCGGTCGCCAATCCGTTGACAGCGCGATTTAACATCATTCACGGCCAAGCGGTAGGGATGATGTTGCCAGCTGTGATACGAATGAATGCACCGGTGGTGGGCTCCCTCTATGCCGAACTTTTGCAAGCCTCTGGTATCACCGCGTCCCCTGAAAATGCGGCTGATCGATTGGCTTGCCGCGTTACGGATTGGCTGATCGAAGCAGGAATGGCCACCAAACTGAGCGATTTATCCATTCCAACCGAGACGTTTGATAGGCTCACCGGCGATGCTCTCACTCAATGGACGGGCACGTTTAACCCGGTTCCGCTCCGCCACGACAATGTGCTAGGGCTCTATCAGTCAAGCCTGTAG
- a CDS encoding hybrid sensor histidine kinase/response regulator — MNRSAESTQNVTTHRKLICIGDPMTLPGDFPEEDVVVVDGSIAVVDQLEDPAIDGVWIARDKLPEVSELRGISQSGIMLRDMPEGVALLDTELRVLWANRRLLKWAGLTESPVGMSFYEVLSNPEIMGPDFCPFHTALATGDESNSTLHTEDSRYFQVHAAPMMHPDHSRQLVVTVNDITEEILQQQKLAAIHNAGRELADLRPSEIFMMEVDERIDLLKENIRHYLSDLLNFEVIEIRLLEQATGTLMPLLSVGIDQDAADRQLFAHPQGNGVTGYVAASGVSYICHDVINDPLFIPGVANSRSSLTVPLMLHDQVLGTINIESPDVNAFGDADLQFLEIFSRDIAFALNTLELLVAQKANTAQQSCDAIHSAVALPVDEILNDAVNVMEQYIGHSGEVTDRLRRVLRNARDIKQTIQQIGQRMTPLEAVPVGHQSPCHTALRGKRILVVDADEQVREDAHELLERYGCIVETAHKGDEAVLMVRGSDETSTYDVIISDIKLPDYSGYQLMLKLGMLMDHVPMVLMTGFGYDPGHSIVKARQNGLHAKGVLFKPFRLDQLVDVVKTILEDAEDKKKTLSADAPNASPNAGPTPDPNASPAPGPNAAPAPGPNASPAPDPNAGPTPGPNAGPAPDSNASNE, encoded by the coding sequence ATGAATCGATCGGCGGAATCGACACAGAACGTAACAACGCATCGAAAGCTGATTTGTATCGGCGATCCAATGACGTTGCCGGGCGATTTCCCGGAAGAGGATGTTGTCGTCGTCGATGGCTCCATCGCAGTCGTCGATCAATTGGAAGACCCTGCGATCGATGGCGTTTGGATTGCTCGCGATAAATTGCCCGAAGTGAGTGAACTGCGGGGCATTTCTCAAAGCGGGATTATGCTCCGCGATATGCCCGAAGGGGTCGCTCTTCTTGATACCGAGTTACGCGTGTTGTGGGCCAATCGCCGGTTGTTGAAATGGGCAGGGCTAACCGAATCGCCGGTTGGCATGAGTTTTTACGAGGTGCTGTCCAACCCTGAGATCATGGGCCCCGATTTTTGCCCGTTTCATACCGCACTGGCGACCGGGGACGAGAGCAACAGTACGCTGCATACCGAAGACAGTCGCTATTTCCAGGTTCATGCCGCCCCGATGATGCACCCCGACCACAGTCGCCAATTGGTGGTCACGGTCAATGATATTACCGAAGAGATACTCCAGCAGCAGAAATTGGCTGCGATTCACAACGCAGGGCGTGAATTAGCGGATTTGCGTCCATCGGAGATCTTTATGATGGAGGTCGATGAGCGGATCGATCTCCTTAAAGAAAACATTCGTCACTATCTGAGTGACCTGCTTAATTTCGAGGTCATCGAGATTCGGCTTCTCGAGCAAGCGACCGGCACCCTGATGCCACTTCTAAGCGTCGGAATTGACCAAGACGCCGCCGACCGCCAACTCTTTGCTCATCCGCAGGGCAATGGGGTAACCGGCTACGTCGCCGCCAGCGGCGTGAGTTACATTTGTCATGATGTGATCAACGATCCGTTATTTATCCCCGGCGTTGCCAACTCGCGAAGCTCACTGACCGTTCCTTTGATGTTGCACGACCAAGTGCTCGGTACGATCAATATCGAAAGCCCGGATGTCAACGCGTTTGGGGACGCGGATCTGCAGTTCTTGGAGATTTTTTCGCGAGATATCGCGTTTGCCCTCAATACACTTGAATTGTTGGTAGCTCAGAAAGCAAATACGGCCCAGCAAAGTTGTGACGCGATTCATAGTGCGGTAGCACTTCCGGTCGACGAGATTTTGAACGATGCCGTCAATGTGATGGAACAATACATCGGGCACAGTGGTGAGGTGACCGACCGGCTTCGCCGAGTGCTCCGCAATGCCCGCGACATCAAGCAAACGATCCAGCAAATTGGACAACGAATGACGCCGCTCGAAGCGGTTCCGGTAGGTCATCAATCTCCCTGTCATACGGCTTTGCGTGGCAAGCGGATCTTGGTCGTCGATGCGGATGAGCAGGTCCGCGAGGATGCCCACGAACTGCTTGAGCGGTATGGATGTATTGTTGAAACGGCCCATAAAGGTGACGAAGCCGTTTTGATGGTTCGCGGCAGTGACGAAACCTCCACTTACGATGTCATCATTAGCGACATCAAACTGCCCGATTATAGCGGCTACCAACTGATGCTGAAGCTTGGCATGTTGATGGATCATGTGCCGATGGTTTTAATGACCGGGTTTGGCTACGACCCAGGGCACTCAATCGTCAAAGCTCGGCAAAATGGGCTGCACGCCAAAGGGGTGCTGTTCAAACCGTTCCGCTTGGATCAACTTGTCGACGTTGTCAAAACGATTCTTGAGGATGCCGAGGACAAGAAAAAAACGTTGTCAGCCGATGCACCGAATGCCAGCCCGAATGCCGGCCCCACTCCCGACCCGAATGCTAGCCCGGCTCCCGGCCCGAACGCTGCCCCCGCTCCCGGCCCGAATGCCAGTCCGGCTCCCGACCCGAACGCTGGCCCGACTCCCGGCCCGAACGCTGGCCCCGCTCCCGACTCGAATGCCAGCAACGAATAA
- a CDS encoding acyl-CoA thioesterase, whose translation MLPYYDLPHLVEDDEIDSQQHVHNLRYLQWTLWAAGKHSAAMGWDSKQAAADGLGWVVRKHEITYRRAAFAGDHLVIRTWVSDMDRYASIRKTLICRPADQAVLARVDTRWVYVNLRAHKVVEIPDSVRSLMIQSKTPPMPWTDGTKT comes from the coding sequence ATGCTCCCCTATTACGACCTCCCTCACCTTGTGGAGGATGACGAAATCGATTCTCAGCAACACGTCCATAACCTAAGGTATTTGCAATGGACACTATGGGCCGCCGGTAAACATTCAGCGGCCATGGGCTGGGATTCCAAGCAGGCAGCAGCCGACGGTCTCGGTTGGGTCGTTCGCAAGCATGAGATCACTTATCGCAGGGCTGCTTTCGCCGGGGACCACTTGGTGATTCGCACCTGGGTCAGCGACATGGACCGTTACGCGTCCATTCGCAAGACTCTGATTTGTCGTCCAGCGGATCAAGCGGTTTTGGCACGAGTCGATACCCGTTGGGTTTACGTCAACTTGAGAGCTCACAAGGTCGTGGAAATCCCCGACTCGGTACGAAGTTTGATGATCCAATCGAAGACGCCGCCGATGCCATGGACGGACGGAACGAAAACCTAG
- the msrA gene encoding peptide-methionine (S)-S-oxide reductase MsrA → MHLTKTIKNLNGNPGRLRFLAAVVIICLYLLPKAAFADEPQPKADTNTKPDQTVATLAAGCFWCTEAVYERIEGVNDVVSGYTGGPLANPNYTQVLTGRTGHAEAVEVYYDPSVRTYEEILKIFFKTHDPTSLNRQGADVGTQYRSAIFYHNDEQKKIAEATIKKLNESSEFRNRIVTTLEPAEKFYPAEEYHQDYYRRNPYQSYCQRVVRTKVRKTNLIFSDLLKKSQ, encoded by the coding sequence ATGCATTTGACCAAGACAATCAAGAACCTAAATGGGAACCCAGGCAGACTGCGATTTTTGGCCGCTGTCGTGATCATTTGCTTGTATTTGCTGCCGAAAGCGGCGTTTGCAGACGAACCTCAGCCGAAGGCAGACACAAACACCAAGCCGGATCAAACCGTTGCAACGTTGGCAGCAGGTTGCTTCTGGTGTACCGAAGCGGTCTATGAACGTATCGAAGGGGTCAATGATGTGGTTTCTGGCTACACCGGTGGCCCGTTAGCCAACCCGAATTACACGCAAGTATTGACAGGGCGAACCGGACACGCCGAAGCGGTCGAAGTCTATTACGACCCCTCGGTCCGAACGTACGAAGAGATCTTGAAGATTTTCTTCAAGACGCATGATCCAACATCGCTTAACCGACAAGGTGCTGATGTAGGCACCCAGTATCGCAGTGCGATTTTCTATCACAATGACGAACAAAAGAAGATCGCGGAAGCGACGATCAAGAAGCTGAACGAATCGAGTGAATTTCGTAATCGGATCGTCACCACGCTCGAGCCGGCGGAAAAGTTCTATCCCGCCGAAGAATATCATCAGGACTATTATCGCCGAAACCCCTACCAAAGCTATTGCCAGAGAGTGGTCCGAACCAAAGTTCGCAAGACCAATCTAATTTTTAGCGATCTACTCAAGAAAAGCCAATAA